The Penicillium digitatum chromosome 6, complete sequence genome contains the following window.
TCGCCTAAAGCTTCAAAAATCATTAGGTAGGAGTCAGCAGCTTTCTATTATGGCATCTCGCATAGCGCAGGGTATTGAAGACATGCGGGCATCTACCGCCGATGAACGGGCAGAGGTTGCTAGAAAATGGCATCTTCTTGAAGAGGAGCTTCGTGCCTCTTCCTGACAAGATCTTCGAACAAGCAAACCACACTGCGATCACTGTAACTCTTTTTATACCATCGAGTCCTCATGTATCATACCGGAAGAATTGAATACTTTCATGTATTATTGCCACTATTTAATAGCCTACGAGTTTCATCAAATGAATAAAAATTTATAACTGTTCCACTTTTAAAGTCTTTCTTTACGCTCAGAGATTCAGCCCATGAGAATGAAGTACCACGTGTTGAAAATGTTGTCTTTCAAATAGACTTGGATAAATACAAATAATTCAAACATGCAGTAAGGAAGTTTATGCTAGACGCATTTCCCCTTTACGCAGCTCTGGTGTATTCGAAACTATAGCGTTGGGGGTTCAACGAAAACGCAGAGCTCCAGATATGCCGAACTGCTTCTTCAGCTACATCTGACTGGGGCATATCCGGCTGTGGTGCTGCAGAGCAAGAAAGAAGGCCGAAGCATTCTGTTCGTGAATGACCCAAGCTTTGTTTCCCTTCAGCGACATTCTCAATCCCAAAGGGAGCTCCTTTTCATTTCTTTGGTCAACTCCTGCTTTTCTGCTTTTCCGCTTTTCATCTTGCATTCATCCGATGGTGATAACTTTTACCACTTTCCCCCCACCCTCCAGGACCGGAACCTAGTATGCCCTTTTAATGCATGGTCATCGCTGAGAATTGATTTGCTTAGATCACTGCGACACTCCCATCTTGCCAGCATTTGGAGTATCCAGCTACGAAGCTTTAAGTGTCTCTCTTTGTGGTGTCTGGATTCTTTTCTCGGGTTAAAGAATGGTGTTATTGAGATGCGCTCGTCACCTTTGTGGTAAACATGCCAGATTAATAGGTGGTGTCATTTTGATGGGGCCTCATCCAGGGTGGCCGAATTTGGTCAAAATGTACGTTCGGAATTGGATGATCAGTGATTGTGGTATGCCGACAGAAGGGAGCTTGATGCAAAGAGGAAGCGTAAGGTCAGACAGATTTAGCCCCAGTCGGGCACCCTATTATTGCTCCACCGGACCCAGCAGGTGGGCCAAGTCATATCAAATGATCATCTTGGCTTTTGTACATATCAAACAAGTCAACAGAGCAGAGGCTTTGCGCACATTGTAGTGGTAAGGGGGCTGTGCAGCTAAATAACCGTAAGCCATTAGATTTATATGAAGTTAGCATAGCTATAAGGTTGAAAATGGGTTGAGGTTCCAAGACATGATCAATACAAATCTACAGCTGCATGGTCCACAGCCGCCACTCACCCACCTCATATTCGTCGAACAAAGGCAGGCGGGTCTATACCACTCTCTATGATGATAGCAATCGATATAATAAACACAGTTAGAGAAATCTAGCCAGCATCAGCCACATGGTTAAGACCAAAAATGGGTTGGATCGAACTCACACAACCCAGTAATATACCAACTGAATTCAATTCCCAGCCTCCAGCATATATCTTACCCCTAGAAATAGCATTCTGCTGTCTCCAGAATCGATACGCCCCAACCAAAGCTACTAGAATAGCCACACAGTGACACGCGACTGAGAGGGGCGTACCGACCTGTCGAAACCCAAGACGATCCGCCAACGCCTCCGCCGCCTGCAGACGGAAAAGCTGCGCAATCAGTACGCCTTGCTGGGCAACGACAAGAGAGGTCCGCATATATGCGAGGAATGTTCTCTCCAGAGCTGCGGGCGGAGTCAGTATTGTACAGATCAGAAAATTGCAGCCACAATCGCTATCGCAGGATACGCACCGAAGTAGTCCCGACTACTCTTGTGTGGCACCGTGAGGGTAACATTATTTGTCCAAAGGCGAGCGAGCGTGCCCCAAATCCCCGTTCGAGCTTGTCGGCGCTGCTGCGCCACTGCACGTGATGCGACAGTGCGTGACGTGCTGCGACGTGTCACAACGCGATCGTCGTCACCGGATGAAGCAGATGGTGTTGAGCAGTTCAGTTCGTTGTCCTCATATGTTTGGATCTCTTGGAGCTCGAGCACTTCTTGGGGATCTAAGTTGTTGTCGTTGTCGCGCGGTCGGGTGTTCCGCAAGATGGCGCTAGATGGTCGTTTAGGACCAGATGGTTGAACAGGGGCTTCTGTCATCATGTTATGAGTTATGTCTGATCTGAGACGGTGGCATGGCTACGGCGTGCGCTTTTCATCGTTGTCCAAGGGGTGGAGGGTGAAAACAGGGTCTTCACGGAACGGCGTTGCCCCCGCATCTTGACGGCTACCCTCTGTCTTAGCAAGCTCGACTGTTCGTAAACAATCTTGAAGCTACACTATATGGAAAAAACCGTAAATGAGTTTTGTAGCAAGTAAATTTATGTGTTTGTAAGGATTTGACCAATTATAGGATTTCGAGAAACTATGCCACCGCACAACATAACGCTAAATAACGCTAAATATAAATCTACTTTCCCTTCACATATAGTTTCTCAAAACATCTTCTCAATTTGGAGCATCGCATTAATCTTACGTTTGCCTTTCTCCGTTCTCAACAGTAACCCACTGGTATTGCTTCTTGGTAAACACCTCGGTTTTAGGATGGGCGACACTGTCGAATAAGGCAGCCTTCAAAAAGACCTTTCCAGGAGCCTTAGGGGTTTTGGTGAACACTGGACTATGATGGTTTTCAGCAATTGTTATTGCTAGACTTGAATAATTTCAAATACCTGCCGCAGCTGGAGCAGAAATAACGCTACCTCAGGGTCCAGACATTAGTTTTTCGTCTAACAAACCAGAGATGGATGAAAAGATTCGATTTTACCTTCACAACGTTTCCACTGATCGATTTCTTGTCATCGTAGAGCTTCAATATTGCATGCGGATCGTCGATGGTCAATTCAGCCTCATCGACAATGTAGTTTACAGAGAATGCTAAGATGGTTGTAAGCAAAATGTGCGATGTCGCTCGGTCTTGGCGAATGTACTGACGGCCACCACCTGCTCGCTTGCAACAGTCGCTGAATTTTGAATTTCAGTTTAGTATGCAATGATAAAGATGACAGATATATTCCAAAGGCCCAGGAATATTTCCTACCAATGGCAAATAACTGAGCTTGGAGGTTGCTGGAGAAGAGTGATGAGAATACTCTCGCAATTGCAATGGCCTTGATAAGACATGATTTCTGATTGGCCAACAGATGCGATTTTTTGTGAATCTCAGATATGCAGCAACCTTGTTAGAATCGGCTTTGCAATATAATTTATCTGTAGGGATGCGGGGGACTTTTTGTCTAGTGAAAGTTGGTGGAGCTCATGGGAATTGTTCCGCGATATCCGCTTGGTGCCCAACGTTGCAAGTTTATGTCTGGACTTTTAGCGATTGAAGGGGCTAGGAATGCGTGGCAGCCGCGTAGAAGGCATGCAGCGATATTTTTTAATCCTGACTTGTGATTACAAATCCAATGTTCTCTGCATAACGTGGGGGCATGCCGAACTAGATTGTAGGCACCCAGAACGCAGGTGGGGTCATCTGTTAGCAAAAAGGTGGGCTCACCTAAAGGTTTAGTTTTCTCACAGAGATCCATGGTTTCAACACTGTATGGGACTACCAATAGATGTGGCATGAAAAGTATTCTGAGTTCTCTAATTAactaaaatgacaaaatccgctctttttaAAAATCTGCACGGGTAAAGCTAACTAAGTGTTACGTACAATTTATGTGTGCGACACTATTATATTAGTCCGTATGTTTTCGGGTATTTTACACTGTTTTTAGCTATAGGTTATACCTTTAGTTTCGATATACCCCTAGTTTTAAAAGCTattttgtcagggtgcgggctggcaggacggtatgataggagatgactggcagggacaggtcgtaacagatcagattcccattgacatgttacgcactgcctaactggtcacaattatgttagaagctttcctggttatacttgcctgtgctggtcctccaacgtcaatgatctgtctctcaacagagctgttgctgcgcacagtcttatccagcctaagtccttttgagggtatcagggaacgatgccaggtagagcgccgagcagatctataccgcagtattggtctgttcgttggtgttgtcaagtgataatatagtaagtgagtcaacaaggtcgcaaggtaaacacaagtaacaatgtatgattgaagacgaagaactaaactaagtacatgagagagtgtccttatatatccttcgcttcctggggtcgccagtgctcctggggtatatcctacaccccggggtagatcgacccctctgagtatatcctaccccgtgcagggatatactcctcctgtgatcacgtggttgcttgattggctctcggtggcccatctgtgtacccggtgggtcaccactgattggtgacgggtaggtccgtaacaagATTTtcagttacatctacattcatcgtagatctctagcaTCTCTAACAATCACCTTCGACATCTAATTGGAAAAGGGAAATGTTGTAGAAATTCCATATCTCGGTCTGTGCATTCCTCGTAGGGCGCAGACTTTTGAGTAGACTCCGGTCCGATATCGGCCTCGTTATACATCCTCCAACAACTGCCCACTATACGGAAAATCATTTAAAAGAACGCATCGAACTTCCCAATTACAAGAAAACCATTCCAGTCTTCACAGAAACAGCCCTTGAAGCACTATTGTGTTGATTTTCTATCACTTACCTTGCTTCTAACTGATATTCCATGCCAAGACTACGACTTCTCCGCTTTCTCCATGCTTTCATCTGTCAAACACACCACCATGGCGTCCAATACTGAGGGACCTAAAGATCACTGGTCAGTCAAAGTAAGTTTTCCTCGTAGTTCTGTTTGTACACATTCATTAAAAAAACCTAGGCGTATTCTGCCTCTGCATCTTTCGTGCACTCCGCAAAAATCACCGGCAAACTCCTCACCTCTCTAGACCCCAAGCCAACAGACAAGGTCCTTGATGTCGGTTGTGGAGATGGAAAATTCACATCGAACTTCCTTCCCACCATCGAGTCCGTTTTAGGCATTGACTCGTCTGCATCCATGATCGAGGCTGCCAACAAAGACTACGCAAGCCCCAAGGCAAGCTTCCGCGTTGTGGATTGCCGCTATCTGGAGAGAGACACCTCCATTGTGAATGGATCATGGGATAAAGTGTAGATCTTTGATACAATATATGATACCGGATTTGTGTAACTCGACTTCTAACAACCAGACAGGATCTCCAACGCAGCCCTCCACTGGATTTTACGCGATGAGTCGACGCGCATGTCGACACTTCGCGCAATCCACGGCTGTCTGAAGCCGGGCGGCACATATGTGTTTGAGATGGGCGGACACGGGAATATTGCTGAGGTTCACACAGCCCTTATCTACGCACTGGTGCAACGGGGTATCACTATCGAAATAGCAAGAGAGACAAGCCCCTGGTTCTTCCCATCTGATACCTGGATGAGAAATGCCCTAGAAGAGGTCGGGTTTAAGGTTGAGAATGTCGAACTCGAGTACCGCCCAACGAAACTCACCACTGACGCCAAGGGTGGCCTGGAGGGATGGGTTAGACTGATGGGAGCCCAGTTCTTAGAAGTGCTCCCCGAGGAAAAGCGGGATACTGCAGTGCAGCATATTTGCGATGTGCTCCGGGACGTGGTTACTCGTGGTGAGGATGGGAGCCAGTGGCTGGGATATGTGCGCCTGAGGGGTATTGCGAAGAAGATCTAATGGTTCCGAAGATTTTCGTCGGAAAGGGAGCAGTTAGCAGATTGCTGCTGCTTCCGTCGCTCAATGAGAACAGCAAGGGGAatgtcttcctcgtcataGAATTCCACTTCCTCATCCACACCAAAGTCGCGTAGTCGTTCTCCTTCGGCGTTTCGCCAGGCTTCTTCGCCCTCTAAGTCATCCCCGTAGTCGGGTTCGGACTCATCGCTATCACCTCGAGCATTTTCGCCCTTTTTGTAGCGATCGTGAAATGGTTTGCGACGTTGTAGACCCGGTATTTTCTGAAATCTCTTCATGTCTTCCTCTTTGCGACGATTGAAGGCATCAATCTCGTCTTGAATAGTTGCGTATGTGGGCATGCTGATATTACCTGGCGGCCTTGCACTGGCTGGTATCGGGATTCGGTCTGGATCTGGAGGTGGCCATGAAACACCGGGATCTAAACAAATTGATCAGTAATCGAAGGGCTGGGATAATAACCTACTGACTCACCCTCGAAGTCATTGGTCTCAAATTCCCAGCCAGTTCGACGATCGGGTGTTGCAGCCAGTGGCCAGAACCAGCTTAAAAACTAGAAACTTATCAGTTTACATGTTATTGTGTCTAGGACATCTAGTCCAAGGACGTGCATACTCACATTCGCGCTCCCGCCCATACTTTGCTTGATGTTGGCCCAAATTCCAATGTCGTATGGGTATTCCTGCTTTTTAATATGAACTCGAATTCCTCCAGGACCCTCAAGATACCCCCCAAGCACACGGGCTCGACGGACAAGAGTAGCATGTCTCTCAATTTCCCAAGTTTCAATGGTGGTTGTGTTGGACCCAATCGACCAAAGACTCCTAAGCAGGAGGACAAAGAGACCGAAAGCTGTGAGACTATTAACCACGAGCAGTATAAACAAGTGGATGAGTTGCCCCAATGTGGGGCCTAGATACTATTCAACATTAGCGACAAGCATGGTAAAGCACTCGAGTTACATACGCTCGGTAGATGGCTGTTCTTCCATACAAATGAGGCACGATGCCAGAGAAGAGTCTCCAGGTAGGACATCCCAATCGTCGCATAAAATAGAAAGCGTATGAAATGCGGGAGCGTAAAATGTGAGACACAGTTCGAAGTCCAGGGGCAATGATGATCCATTTTGGGAATGCATCTGGGAGAAGATCAGCAAATGTCTCCACAGTAGGCATTCCTTATCGAACCTTTTACAGGTTTTGCAGTGGTGAGCGCGAGGCGGTTTGTAAGCTTCGCATCTGCGGCACCATCGCTGGCGACTGGCGAGTGCCTCACCTTCTTGCTCTTTGGGTTTCGGTCGCTCTTCGGCCTTGGGAAGTCGACCGGGATCTACAAAGCAGGTTCGGTAATAGCATATCCAGATGCATAGGGCAAAGATATTGATCTTCCAAGTCTCGTCCCTAGTGAGTGGCGCAGACTCGAAGTGCAGAAAGAAATACTGTGATGTATAGGCGAGGAATGCAATCAGCACACTGACGCCGGGGACTGCGAGCTTAGTTATTGAAAAGTCCTCGCCCAACATTTCAGCGTCTTCAGCCGCTTGGGTGCGCAAGGCTGAAATGCTGCACAGGAGTAAAGTTGGACGTGTTGTTTATCGGGACCCGGGTGTGGCTGTGCTGACTAACGAGGCTGTGCCGGTCTCAATCTCGCTCGTAGAATGACATGTAGAAATGAGTTGAGCTTCTTATTTTGTGATACGAATTTGGATAAATTTACTC
Protein-coding sequences here:
- a CDS encoding Translation initiation factor IF-2 — encoded protein: MTEAPVQPSGPKRPSSAILRNTRPRDNDNNLDPQEVLELQEIQTYEDNELNCSTPSASSGDDDRVVTRRSTSRTVASRAVAQQRRQARTGIWGTLARLWTNNVTLTVPHKSSRDYFALERTFLAYMRTSLVVAQQGVLIAQLFRLQAAEALADRLGFRQVGTPLSVACHCVAILVALVGAYRFWRQQNAISRGKIYAGGWELNSVGILLGCISLTVFIISIAIIIESGIDPPAFVRRI
- a CDS encoding Glutathione-dependent formaldehyde-activating, GFA, which translates into the protein MSYQGHCNCESILITLLQQPPSSVICHCDCCKRAGGGPFSVNYIVDEAELTIDDPHAILKLYDDKKSISGNVVKRYFCSSCGSPVFTKTPKAPGKVFLKAALFDSVAHPKTEVFTKKQYQWVTVENGERQTRQDAGATPFREDPVFTLHPLDNDEKRTP
- a CDS encoding Methyltransferase type 11 gives rise to the protein MASNTEGPKDHWSVKAYSASASFVHSAKITGKLLTSLDPKPTDKVLDVGCGDGKFTSNFLPTIESVLGIDSSASMIEAANKDYASPKASFRVVDCRYLERDTSIVNGSWDKVISNAALHWILRDESTRMSTLRAIHGCLKPGGTYVFEMGGHGNIAEVHTALIYALVQRGITIEIARETSPWFFPSDTWMRNALEEVGFKVENVELEYRPTKLTTDAKGGLEGWCSIFAMCSGTWLLVVRMGASGWDMCA
- a CDS encoding Palmitoyltransferase pfa4, whose translation is MLGEDFSITKLAVPGVSVLIAFLAYTSQYFFLHFESAPLTRDETWKINIFALCIWICYYRTCFVDPGRLPKAEERPKPKEQEGEALASRQRWCRRCEAYKPPRAHHCKTCKRCIPKMDHHCPWTSNCVSHFTLPHFIRFLFYATIGMSYLETLLWHRASFVWKNSHLPSYLGPTLGQLIHLFILLVVNSLTAFGLFVLLLRSLWSIGSNTTTIETWEIERHATLVRRARVLGGYLEGPGGIRVHIKKQEYPYDIGIWANIKQSMGGSANFLSWFWPLAATPDRRTGWEFETNDFEDPGVSWPPPDPDRIPIPASARPPGNISMPTYATIQDEIDAFNRRKEEDMKRFQKIPGLQRRKPFHDRYKKGENARGDSDESEPDYGDDLEGEEAWRNAEGERLRDFGVDEEVEFYDEEDIPLAVLIERRKQQQSANCSLSDENLRNH